In Alistipes ihumii AP11, a genomic segment contains:
- a CDS encoding TrkH family potassium uptake protein, producing the protein MRLNVVLRYVGLILLLDAAFMLLSVVVSLLGGMDTGFYPLLQSFVLTAILGAFPLIFVPRGGQISSKEGYAIVVGAWLMSCLAGMLPYVLWGGEFSVSDAWFEAVSGFTTTGSTSLSNVEALPRGLLFWRASTHWLGGVGVVMFVLVVLPSMGSTKMRLSSVELSSMAKDNFRYRTQKILQILLVVYVGLTLVETVLLRMAGMSWFEAVCNSFSTIATGGFCTRNASIAAYGSLWIEMIVVFFMAVSGLHFGLIFATLTGKSNNIFRSEISRYYVLSLLFGGLIVSVSLWASDMYPTFASSMRYGFFQVVSVSSTTGFATADSSVWTPLAIIVLILFTMQCACAGSTTGGIKCDRVLLAFKTIRAMMIRRQHPNAVIRVKLNGVIQEQSVVDMAMLFIVFYLMLLALGTIVVAAFGMDLETSFSMTASCMANAGVGFGKAGSMSNYHDFPGAIKYICTVFMLLGRLEIFGLLQLFVTNWWK; encoded by the coding sequence ATGCGGTTGAACGTCGTACTGAGATATGTAGGGTTGATCTTGCTGCTGGACGCAGCTTTTATGTTGCTGTCGGTCGTGGTATCGTTGCTCGGAGGCATGGATACCGGTTTCTACCCGTTGTTACAGAGTTTCGTATTGACGGCCATTTTAGGCGCTTTCCCGCTGATATTCGTTCCGCGCGGCGGACAGATCTCCAGCAAGGAGGGCTATGCGATCGTTGTCGGGGCGTGGCTGATGTCGTGTCTGGCCGGTATGCTCCCCTACGTGCTTTGGGGAGGCGAGTTTTCGGTTTCGGACGCCTGGTTCGAGGCCGTTTCGGGCTTTACTACGACCGGATCGACCAGCCTGAGCAATGTGGAGGCGCTGCCGCGGGGGCTTCTTTTCTGGCGAGCCTCGACCCATTGGTTGGGCGGCGTGGGCGTTGTGATGTTCGTTCTGGTCGTCCTGCCGTCGATGGGATCGACCAAGATGCGCCTGTCGAGCGTCGAGCTTTCGTCCATGGCCAAGGATAATTTCCGCTACCGGACGCAGAAAATCCTGCAGATTCTGCTGGTCGTCTATGTCGGTCTGACGTTGGTCGAGACGGTATTGCTCCGGATGGCGGGAATGAGCTGGTTCGAGGCCGTGTGCAATTCGTTTTCGACGATCGCCACGGGAGGATTCTGTACGAGGAATGCCAGTATCGCGGCGTACGGCAGTCTGTGGATCGAGATGATCGTCGTGTTTTTCATGGCCGTATCGGGGCTTCATTTCGGACTGATTTTCGCTACGCTGACCGGGAAAAGCAACAATATATTCCGTTCCGAGATCAGTCGCTACTATGTTCTGTCGCTGTTGTTCGGAGGTCTGATCGTTTCGGTCAGCCTTTGGGCGAGCGATATGTATCCGACTTTTGCCTCGTCGATGCGCTACGGCTTTTTTCAGGTCGTATCGGTGTCTTCGACGACCGGTTTCGCTACGGCCGATTCGTCAGTTTGGACGCCGTTGGCTATTATAGTGCTGATACTCTTTACGATGCAGTGCGCCTGTGCCGGATCGACTACCGGCGGAATCAAATGCGACCGTGTGCTGCTGGCGTTCAAGACGATCCGGGCGATGATGATTCGCCGGCAGCACCCCAATGCCGTGATTCGCGTCAAGCTCAACGGCGTGATACAGGAACAAAGCGTTGTCGACATGGCCATGCTGTTCATCGTGTTCTACCTGATGCTGCTGGCTTTGGGTACAATCGTTGTAGCTGCGTTCGGCATGGACCTCGAGACGAGTTTCAGCATGACGGCTTCGTGCATGGCCAATGCGGGCGTCGGTTTCGGAAAAGCCGGAAGCATGAGCAATTATCATGATTTTCCCGGAGCGATTAAGTATATTTGTACGGTGTTCATGCTGCTCGGCCGGCTCGAAATTTTCGGTCTGTTGCAATTGTTCGTTACCAATTGGTGGAAATAG
- a CDS encoding MCP four helix bundle domain-containing protein, giving the protein MKNMGIREKIRLGFLALGLLLFFSGLISFFELSKLSRSTQSMLGASLKNMELSKTMLDAVQDQNTALLQIIVSGRSDRESDSLLHAGREKFEAAISDAKISIRDLQGFDSVYAANISYNETVGAYLRDSLRKENVDWFVDIYKTSYSDLTSSIKNFMVSSQNMMDAKARRLEDNAYRATMPGFIALVIAIVIVLIFYYFVNLYYITPVLKIDSALKAYLDSKMPFKVTVEGKDEVYRLKERIESLIDQSK; this is encoded by the coding sequence ATGAAAAACATGGGTATTCGGGAAAAAATCCGGCTGGGATTTCTGGCGCTGGGCCTTTTGCTTTTCTTCTCTGGACTGATCTCTTTTTTCGAGCTCAGCAAGCTGAGCCGCTCGACGCAGAGCATGCTGGGCGCCAGCCTGAAAAACATGGAGTTGTCCAAGACGATGCTCGACGCCGTTCAGGATCAGAACACGGCTCTGCTTCAGATCATCGTTTCGGGCCGGAGCGACCGCGAGAGCGATTCGCTGCTGCATGCCGGACGCGAGAAGTTCGAGGCGGCTATCAGCGACGCGAAAATCTCGATCCGCGACCTGCAGGGATTCGATTCGGTCTATGCGGCCAACATCAGCTACAACGAGACGGTCGGCGCTTACCTGCGAGACAGCCTGCGAAAGGAGAACGTGGACTGGTTCGTCGATATCTACAAGACCTCCTATTCGGACCTGACCTCCTCGATCAAGAATTTCATGGTCTCGTCCCAGAATATGATGGACGCCAAGGCGAGGCGGCTGGAGGACAATGCCTACCGGGCGACGATGCCCGGATTCATCGCGCTGGTGATCGCCATCGTGATCGTGCTGATATTCTACTATTTCGTCAATCTGTACTATATCACTCCCGTGCTGAAAATCGACAGCGCTCTGAAAGCCTATCTCGATTCGAAGATGCCTTTCAAGGTGACTGTCGAGGGAAAAGACGAGGTATACAGACTGAAGGAGCGGATCGAGTCGCTGATCGATCAGAGCAAATAA
- the mtaB gene encoding tRNA (N(6)-L-threonylcarbamoyladenosine(37)-C(2))-methylthiotransferase MtaB: MSQGKKVGFYTLGCKMNFSETSTIAREFEAGGFCRARRGEPADIYVVNSCSVTEHADKKCRNLVRRLIRENPRALVAVTGCYAQLRPRELASIEGVDLVVGNGDKGSLFERIASMRSKGGTVVHGCEADELTSFFAAFSTGDRTRSFLKVQDGCDYRCSYCTIPLARGASRNLPIADLVAEAERIAAGGRREIVLTGINTGDFGKTTGERFVDLLRALDGVRGIDRYRISSIEPNLLSDEVIAFTAASEKFQPHFHIPIQSGCDRILGLMRRRYNTTKFAERIGAVRRAMPDAFLGIDVIVGFPGETDDDFARTYDFLERIEPAFLHVFPYSVRPGTPAADLPGRVPAPVIERRAAALGELCDRLHRAFCRSHDGRTASVLWESTRRDGRMFGYSENYIKVRAPFDRSRVNTISPVVLRASDDGAAMDATFLA; the protein is encoded by the coding sequence ATGTCGCAAGGGAAAAAGGTCGGATTCTATACGCTGGGCTGCAAGATGAACTTTTCGGAGACATCCACGATCGCGCGCGAGTTCGAAGCCGGCGGGTTCTGTCGCGCGCGACGGGGGGAGCCCGCCGACATCTATGTCGTGAACAGTTGTTCGGTAACCGAGCATGCCGATAAGAAATGCCGCAATCTGGTACGACGGCTGATCCGGGAGAATCCGCGCGCGCTGGTCGCCGTAACCGGATGCTATGCCCAGCTCCGGCCTCGGGAACTGGCCTCGATCGAGGGTGTCGATCTGGTCGTCGGCAACGGCGACAAGGGATCGCTTTTCGAGCGGATCGCTTCGATGCGAAGCAAGGGCGGGACCGTCGTTCACGGCTGCGAGGCTGACGAGCTGACCTCGTTTTTCGCCGCGTTCTCGACCGGGGACAGGACCCGCTCGTTCCTGAAAGTGCAGGACGGCTGCGACTATCGTTGCAGCTATTGCACGATCCCGCTGGCGCGGGGCGCAAGCCGCAACCTGCCGATCGCCGATCTGGTCGCCGAGGCGGAACGTATTGCGGCCGGCGGCCGGCGCGAAATCGTGTTGACGGGGATCAATACGGGCGACTTCGGCAAAACGACCGGCGAGCGGTTCGTCGATTTGCTGCGGGCGCTCGACGGGGTTCGAGGGATCGATCGCTACCGGATCTCGTCGATCGAGCCGAATCTGCTTTCCGACGAAGTCATCGCGTTCACGGCCGCTTCGGAGAAGTTTCAACCTCATTTCCACATTCCGATACAAAGCGGTTGCGACCGGATTCTGGGTCTGATGCGCCGCCGTTACAATACGACGAAATTCGCCGAGAGGATCGGAGCCGTGCGGCGCGCCATGCCCGATGCCTTTCTGGGGATCGACGTGATCGTCGGCTTTCCCGGGGAGACGGACGACGACTTCGCCCGGACCTACGATTTTCTGGAACGGATTGAGCCTGCGTTTCTGCACGTTTTCCCCTACTCCGTCCGTCCCGGTACTCCGGCGGCCGATCTGCCCGGACGTGTTCCGGCTCCGGTAATCGAGCGCCGGGCGGCCGCGCTCGGTGAGTTGTGCGACCGCCTGCACCGGGCGTTCTGCCGCAGCCATGACGGCCGGACGGCGTCGGTGTTGTGGGAAAGCACCCGGCGGGACGGCCGGATGTTCGGCTATAGCGAAAACTATATCAAGGTGCGCGCTCCGTTCGATCGCAGCCGGGTGAATACGATCTCTCCGGTGGTATTGCGTGCTTCGGACGATGGGGCGGCGATGGACGCGACGTTTCTCGCGTGA